The Vannielia litorea genome segment GCCCGTCGAGCTCGATCATGGCCTGGATGCCGCCCTTGGTCAGGGCGCGGGCATCGTGCAGGGGCAGGGCGGTTCCGGCGGGGGCGGTGACATGCGCGTTCATGCCCGGGCCTCCCCGACGATCCGGCGAAAAAGCCGGGCTTCGCCTGCGCCGTAGTGGCGGCAGAAGAAGCTCTGGAGGAGGGATGAATACGGGTCACTCAGTTGCGCGTTTCTCATGGGTCCACCTGTGCTTGGGTCTCCGGTTGTCTGACGTGTCCGGGCTGGCCCTTGGGCGGGATGGCTGGGAGTCGGGTTAATTCTGAGTGAATTACTTGGGTAAGTCAATTCTGATTGTTTTGGTCGGGAAATGCCCGGTCGCGCAACGGGCCGGGCCTTACAATGCGGGCCATTTCGGGCTAGGGCGGGCAAAACGGAGCGTGACGGGATGAGCGAAATCCGGCTGGAGAAGGCAGCTTACGGTGTGAACGGGCGG includes the following:
- the hemP gene encoding hemin uptake protein HemP, which encodes MNAHVTAPAGTALPLHDARALTKGGIQAMIELDGQTYFLRITRAGKLILTK